A region from the Triticum aestivum cultivar Chinese Spring chromosome 3D, IWGSC CS RefSeq v2.1, whole genome shotgun sequence genome encodes:
- the LOC123080755 gene encoding 60S ribosomal protein L28-2, translated as MPKSGYAGRSALVQGEDQHHDGERQPPGGWWFPWGADLQCIPPPIHIQISCVVGSAHRPREMTTVPGSPVWELVKKNNYFLIKQFGNSNTKVQFSKEPNNLYNIQSYKFSGLANSKTVAVQPSAGEDKAVVLSMTKTKKQNTPAKLQHKTLMRKEFRKMAKSVKNQVLTPEFCT; from the exons ATGCCCAAATCAG GATATGCAGGGAGGTCGGCCCTTGTACAGGGTGAAGATCAGCACCATGACGGTGAAAGACAACCTCCTGGCGGCTGGTGGTTTCCATGGGGAGCTGATCTGCAAT GCATCCCACCGCCGATCCATATCCAGATCAGCTGCGTCGTCGGTTCCGCACACAG GCCAAGGGAAATGACTACCGTTCCAGGGTCTCCGGTCTGGGAGCTCGTGAAGAAGAACAACTACTTCTTGATCAAGCAGTTCGGCAACAGCAACACCAAGGTGCAGTTCAGCAAGGAGCCCAACAACCTCTACAATATCCAGTCCTACAAGTTCTCGG GCTTGGCGAACAGCAAGACTGTGGCGGTCCAGCCATCAGCGGGAGAGGACAAGGCTGTTGTCCTGTCCATGACCAAGACCAAGAAGCAGAACACCCCTGCCAAGCTCCAGCACAAGACTCTGATGCGCAAGGAGTTCCGCAAGATGGCCAAGTCTGTCAAGAACCAGGTATTAACTCCAGAGTTTTGTACTTGA